A single Halarcobacter anaerophilus DNA region contains:
- the serB gene encoding phosphoserine phosphatase SerB encodes MKLAVFDFDSTLMDGETIDFLAKPLGLEEKVAAITEKAMAGELDFFESLIERVSLLKGLEYSKAVEICKDLPLMPGAFETVSKLKESGYKVVCFSGGFRIGTTPAKEKLRLDADFSNILHEKEGILTGLVGGDMMFGFSKGDMIQRVQSLLGVSKENTLVAGDGANDVSMFPYAAKKVAFCGRDIIKKEANIIVEEKDLTKILEYI; translated from the coding sequence ATGAAATTAGCAGTTTTTGATTTTGATTCAACCCTTATGGACGGGGAAACAATTGATTTCTTAGCTAAGCCTTTGGGGCTTGAAGAGAAAGTTGCGGCTATTACTGAAAAAGCAATGGCGGGAGAATTAGATTTTTTTGAATCATTAATCGAAAGAGTATCATTATTAAAAGGATTAGAGTATTCAAAGGCTGTAGAAATTTGTAAAGATTTACCGCTTATGCCAGGAGCTTTTGAAACAGTTTCAAAACTAAAAGAGAGTGGCTATAAAGTGGTATGTTTTTCAGGAGGGTTTAGAATAGGTACGACCCCTGCAAAAGAGAAATTAAGACTTGATGCGGATTTTTCAAATATTTTACATGAAAAAGAGGGCATTTTAACAGGACTAGTGGGTGGAGATATGATGTTTGGATTCTCCAAAGGGGATATGATTCAAAGAGTTCAATCTCTTTTAGGAGTTTCAAAAGAGAATACTCTTGTTGCAGGTGACGGAGCAAATGATGTTTCGATGTTTCCTTATGCAGCAAAAAAAGTTGCATTTTGCGGAAGAGATATCATAAAAAAAGAGGCTAATATTATTGTTGAAGAAAAAGATTTGACAAAAATATTAGAGTATATTTAA
- the ruvX gene encoding Holliday junction resolvase RuvX, producing MKIASLDIGLKRIGIAISLHKEIVTPLPAVLRKNRNQASNDVLKVLKEWEIDKLVIGFPSASEDMQKRVKHFTSLLNLDIPYEFQEENMSSIEAEELIKGEIKYKRDGRVDSIAAKIILERYLNR from the coding sequence TTGAAAATTGCTTCTCTTGATATTGGTCTTAAAAGAATAGGTATAGCAATATCTCTTCACAAGGAGATAGTAACCCCTCTTCCTGCCGTTCTAAGAAAAAATAGAAATCAAGCTTCAAATGATGTTTTAAAAGTTTTAAAAGAGTGGGAAATTGATAAATTAGTTATAGGGTTTCCAAGTGCAAGTGAAGATATGCAAAAAAGAGTTAAACACTTCACCTCTTTGCTAAATCTTGATATTCCTTATGAGTTTCAAGAAGAAAATATGAGTTCAATCGAAGCAGAAGAGCTTATAAAAGGTGAAATAAAATATAAAAGAGACGGAAGAGTCGACTCAATAGCCGCAAAAATTATTTTAGAAAGATATCTGAACAGATAA
- the acpS gene encoding holo-ACP synthase yields MIGIDVASIDRIKKMYEKFGNKAYERFLNEDEIELIKRPETAAGFWAAKEAASKALGTGIGKECSFHDIKIKKSKLGAPKIKYSKEIRKKFKIKKSCLSITHESGLAIAVVYNIKK; encoded by the coding sequence ATGATAGGTATAGATGTAGCTTCAATCGACAGAATTAAAAAAATGTATGAAAAGTTTGGAAACAAGGCATATGAAAGGTTTTTAAACGAGGATGAAATTGAGTTAATCAAACGTCCAGAAACGGCAGCCGGATTTTGGGCGGCGAAAGAAGCGGCGAGCAAAGCTTTAGGTACGGGAATAGGGAAAGAGTGCTCTTTTCATGATATAAAAATAAAAAAAAGTAAATTAGGAGCCCCTAAAATCAAGTATTCAAAAGAGATTAGAAAAAAGTTTAAGATTAAAAAGTCTTGTCTCTCTATAACTCATGAAAGCGGATTAGCTATAGCAGTTGTTTATAATATAAAAAAATAA